The Acyrthosiphon pisum isolate AL4f unplaced genomic scaffold, pea_aphid_22Mar2018_4r6ur Scaffold_21141;HRSCAF=23138, whole genome shotgun sequence genome includes a window with the following:
- the LOC100570635 gene encoding uncharacterized protein LOC100570635, with the protein MIYHPDKNKGSGEASKIFRDITSAYEILGNIRQRKLYDSAANLNQNSSQFTTKQQPFETMYTKNDIYKTNVRSRDYNFEQWSKAHYTNVFRRHHETRQKRTRNKMNDEYAERQNSYNLLTIMVFA; encoded by the coding sequence atgatatatcatccagataaaaataaaggaaGTGGAGAAGCTTCAAAAATTTTCCGTGATATAACTTCAGCATATGAAATCTTGGGAAATATCCgtcaaagaaaattatatgatagtGCAGCtaacttaaatcaaaattcttctCAATTTACTACTAAACAACAACCTTTTGaaacaatgtatacaaaaaatgatatttataaaaccaatgtcCGTAGCAGAGACTATAATTTTGAACAGTGGTCTAAGGctcattatacaaatgtatttaggCGACACCATGAAACTCGACAAAAACGTACAAGAAACAAAATGAACGATGAATATGCAGAAAgacaaaattcatataatttattgacaattatggtCTTTgctaa
- the LOC107885161 gene encoding dnaJ homolog subfamily C member 30, mitochondrial-like, translating into MINIKDAYYRLSMIYHPDKNKGSGEAAKIFRDITSAYEILGNIRQRKLYDSAANLNQNSSQFTTKQQPFETMYTKNDIYKTNVRSRDYNFEQWSKAHYTNVFRRHHETRQKHTRNKMNDEYAERQNSYNLLTIMVFASIFILISMFEHVKKILIERNRVKRISDKNIQDD; encoded by the coding sequence atgATTAACATAAAAGATGCGTATTATCGActatcaatgatatatcatccagataaaaataaaggaaGTGGAGAAGCTGCAAAAATTTTCCGTGATATAACTTCAGCATATGAAATCTTGGGAAATATCCgtcaaagaaaattatatgatagtGCAGCtaacttaaatcaaaattcttctCAATTTACTACTAAACAACAACCTTTTGaaacaatgtatacaaaaaatgatatttataaaaccaatgtcCGTAGCAGAGACTATAATTTTGAACAGTGGTCTAAGGctcattatacaaatgtatttaggCGACACCATGAAACTCGACAAAAACATACAAGAAACAAAATGAACGATGAATATGCAGAAAgacaaaattcatataatttattgacaattatggtctttgcaagtatttttattttaatttcaatgtttgaacacgtgaaaaaaatacttattgaacGCAATAGAGTAAAAAGAATTTCtgacaaaaatatacaagatgATTAA
- the LOC100570732 gene encoding dnaJ homolog subfamily C member 30, mitochondrial-like — MINIKDAYYRLSMIYHPDKNKGSGEASKIFRDITSAYEILGNIRQRKLYDSAANLNQNSSQFTTKQQPFETMYTKNDIYKTNVRSRDYNFEQWSKAHYTNVFRRHHETRQKRTRNKMNDEYAERQNSYNLLIIMVFASIFILISMFEHVKKILIERNRVKRISDKNIQDD; from the coding sequence atgATTAACATAAAAGATGCGTATTATCGActatcaatgatatatcatccagataaaaataaaggaaGTGGAGAAGCTTCAAAAATTTTCCGTGATATAACTTCAGCATATGAAATCTTGGGAAATATCCgtcaaagaaaattatatgatagtGCAGCtaacttaaatcaaaattcttctCAATTTACTACTAAACAACAACCTTTTGaaacaatgtatacaaaaaatgatatttataaaaccaatgtcCGTAGCAGAGACTATAATTTTGAACAGTGGTCTAAGGctcattatacaaatgtatttaggCGACACCATGAAACTCGACAAAAACGTACAAGAAACAAAATGAACGATGAATATGCAGAAAgacaaaattcatataatttattgataattatggTCTttgcaagtatttttattttaatttcaatgtttgaacacgtgaaaaaaatacttattgaacGCAATAGAGTAAAAAGAATTTCtgacaaaaatatacaagatgATTAA
- the LOC107885163 gene encoding dnaJ homolog subfamily C member 30, mitochondrial-like, producing MINIKDAYYRLSMIYHPDKNKGSGEAAKIFRDITSAYEILGNIRQRKLYDSAANLNQNSSQFTTKQQPFETMYTKNDIYKTNVRSRDYNFEQWSKAHYTNVFRRHHETRQKHTRNKINDEYAERQNSYNLLTIMVFASIFILISMFEHVKKILIERNRVKRISDKNIQDD from the coding sequence atgATTAACATAAAAGATGCGTATTATCGAttatcaatgatatatcatccagataaaaataaaggaaGTGGAGAAGCTGCAAAAATTTTCCGTGATATAACTTCAGCATATGAAATCTTGGGAAATATCCgtcaaagaaaattatatgatagtGCAGCtaacttaaatcaaaattcttctCAATTTACTACTAAACAACAACCTTTTGaaacaatgtatacaaaaaatgatatttataaaaccaatgtcCGTAGCAGAGACTATAATTTTGAACAGTGGTCTAAGGctcattatacaaatgtatttaggCGACACCATGAAACTCGACAAAAACATACAAGAAACAAAATTAACGATGAATATGCAGAAAgacaaaattcatataatttattgacaattatggtctttgcaagtatttttattttaatttcaatgtttgaacacgtgaaaaaaatacttattgaacGCAATAGAGTAAAAAGAATTTCtgacaaaaatatacaagatgATTAA
- the LOC100571691 gene encoding dnaJ homolog subfamily C member 30, mitochondrial-like, with product MINIKDAYYRLSMIYHPDKNKGSGEAAKILRDITSAYEILGNIRQRKLYDSAANLNQNSSQFTTKQQPFETMYTKNDIYKTNVRSRDYNFEQWSKAHYTNVFRRHHETRQKRTRNKMNDEYAERQNSYNLLTIMVFASIFILISMFEHVKKILIERNRVKRISDKNIQDD from the coding sequence atgATTAACATAAAAGATGCGTATTATCGActatcaatgatatatcatccagataaaaataaaggaaGTGGAGAAGCTGCAAAAATTTTACGTGATATAACTTCAGCATATGAAATCTTGGGAAATATCCgtcaaagaaaattatatgatagtGCAGCtaacttaaatcaaaattcttctCAATTTACTACTAAACAACAACCTTTTGaaacaatgtatacaaaaaatgatatttataaaaccaatgtcCGTAGCAGAGACTATAATTTTGAACAGTGGTCTAAGGctcattatacaaatgtatttaggCGACACCATGAAACTCGACAAAAACGTACAAGAAACAAAATGAACGATGAATATGCAGAAAgacaaaattcatataatttattgacaattatggtctttgcaagtatttttattttaatttcaatgtttgaacacgtgaaaaaaatacttattgaacGCAATAGAGTAAAAAGAATTTCtgacaaaaatatacaagatgATTAA
- the LOC107885162 gene encoding dnaJ homolog subfamily C member 30, mitochondrial-like: MINIKDAYYRLSMIYHPDKNKGSGEAAKIFRDITSAYEILGNIRQRKLYDSAANLNQNSSQFTTKQQPFETMYTKNDIYKTNVRSRDYNFEQWSKAHYTNVFRRHHETRQKRTRNKMNDEYAERQNSYNLLTIMVFASIFILISMFEHVKKILIERNRVKRISDKNIQDD, encoded by the coding sequence atgATTAACATAAAAGATGCGTATTATCGActatcaatgatatatcatccagataaaaataaaggaaGTGGAGAAGCTGCAAAAATTTTCCGTGATATAACTTCAGCATATGAAATCTTGGGAAATATCCgtcaaagaaaattatatgatagtGCAGCtaacttaaatcaaaattcttctCAATTTACTACTAAACAACAACCTTTTGaaacaatgtatacaaaaaatgatatttataaaaccaatgtcCGTAGCAGAGACTATAATTTTGAACAGTGGTCTAAGGctcattatacaaatgtatttaggCGACACCATGAAACTCGACAAAAACGTACAAGAAACAAAATGAACGATGAATATGCAGAAAgacaaaattcatataatttattgacaattatggtctttgcaagtatttttattttaatttcaatgtttgaacacgtgaaaaaaatacttattgaacGCAATAGAGTAAAAAGAATTTCtgacaaaaatatacaagatgATTAA